One genomic region from Candidatus Nitrospira nitrificans encodes:
- the queG gene encoding tRNA epoxyqueuosine(34) reductase QueG translates to MSLTAAIKQEARALGFDAVGMTQVSRERTGSAADGHQKHSSPQSETSATQRLFTRLTEWLQRGHHGAMAWMERAPDKRADPCLVLPGCRSIISLGINYLTEHRANEQPGYGRIARYAWGKDYHKIFDSRLTQLEQAIHRMAPGAQTRSYSDTGPIMEKAWAEQAGLGWIGKHSNLVSSEHGSWLLLGEVLTTLELEADEPATDLCGSCTLCLQACPTGAITEPYVVDATRCISYLTIELRGDETAISHELQGGMGNKIFGCDDCLDVCPFNLRAEPTQEQAFQPSRWSLSPRLNELSQLDERTFATVFQHSPIRRAKHQGFLRNVAIAQRNLKPS, encoded by the coding sequence ATGTCCCTCACGGCCGCCATCAAACAAGAAGCCCGCGCGCTGGGATTCGACGCGGTTGGGATGACGCAGGTGTCCCGCGAACGGACAGGGTCGGCGGCCGACGGCCATCAAAAACATTCCTCGCCCCAGTCCGAGACCTCCGCCACGCAACGCCTCTTCACCCGCCTCACCGAATGGCTCCAGCGAGGCCATCACGGCGCCATGGCCTGGATGGAACGGGCTCCAGACAAGCGCGCCGATCCCTGCCTGGTGCTTCCCGGCTGTCGGTCGATCATCTCCCTGGGGATCAACTACCTCACTGAGCATCGCGCGAATGAACAACCTGGGTATGGCCGCATCGCGAGATACGCCTGGGGGAAGGACTACCACAAGATTTTTGATTCCAGGCTCACGCAACTGGAACAGGCGATTCATAGGATGGCGCCCGGCGCTCAAACCCGTTCGTACTCGGATACCGGCCCCATCATGGAGAAAGCCTGGGCCGAACAGGCGGGCCTGGGTTGGATCGGAAAACATTCCAATCTCGTTTCATCGGAGCATGGCTCGTGGCTGCTGCTGGGAGAAGTTTTGACCACATTGGAGCTGGAAGCTGATGAGCCGGCGACCGACCTCTGTGGCAGCTGCACGCTCTGCCTTCAGGCTTGCCCCACCGGAGCCATCACGGAGCCCTATGTTGTCGATGCCACTCGTTGTATTTCATACCTGACCATCGAACTGCGGGGTGATGAGACCGCCATTTCTCATGAGTTGCAGGGTGGCATGGGAAACAAAATATTCGGATGCGATGATTGCCTCGACGTGTGCCCCTTCAATCTCCGAGCCGAGCCGACTCAGGAACAGGCGTTTCAACCTTCACGCTGGAGCCTTTCGCCTCGCCTCAACGAACTGTCTCAGCTGGATGAACGGACCTTCGCCACGGTTTTTCAACACAGCCCGATTCGACGCGCAAAACACCAGGGGTTTCTCCGGAACGTCGCCATCGCGCAACGGAACTTGAAGCCCTCGTGA
- a CDS encoding DGQHR domain-containing protein, with protein MLATRITQKEGTFYFIAYKASELLKKVRFTSRYYFEGEEIAQAKISDHDDVAQFIAGIERSEKGFQRVLNRQKIKQIVNFYETVVAQPMIPGTVLLFTDETLRFQKTDGSDSIGHLSEPKGKYLVIDGQHRLAGLHFFHEKHSDQSAQVEVPCLLFDGRSADFATEMFVIINSTHTRINRSHLVDLYEKVSWESPEKKFAAKVVNLLYGEPDSPLRYKINRLGGRSKQEKWILQSEVFNELLKVVTVHKHWMESHLGMKPDRCYALVRDYLKGVKEVMGEVWGQNERYMFTRDVTLKALIRVLDDVIVDRKLINDWDEQRSHKPFAEIVKPWAPLTKEFRADGFYERFPAKGQLERVRKIHQRLLDAIVG; from the coding sequence ATGCTCGCGACGCGGATCACGCAAAAAGAAGGCACGTTCTATTTCATCGCCTACAAAGCCAGTGAGCTGTTGAAGAAGGTCCGGTTCACCAGCCGGTATTATTTCGAGGGTGAAGAGATCGCACAGGCCAAGATTTCCGACCATGACGACGTGGCGCAGTTTATCGCGGGCATCGAGCGGAGCGAGAAGGGATTCCAACGGGTCTTGAATCGGCAGAAGATCAAGCAGATCGTCAATTTTTACGAGACCGTCGTGGCCCAACCGATGATTCCAGGCACCGTGCTGCTCTTTACCGACGAAACCCTTCGCTTCCAAAAGACGGACGGCTCGGATTCGATCGGCCACTTGAGCGAGCCGAAAGGAAAATATCTGGTGATCGACGGGCAACACCGTCTCGCCGGGCTTCACTTCTTCCACGAGAAACATTCCGATCAGAGCGCGCAGGTGGAAGTGCCCTGTTTGTTGTTCGACGGACGCAGCGCCGATTTCGCGACCGAGATGTTCGTCATCATCAATTCGACCCATACGCGAATCAACCGGTCGCATTTGGTCGACCTCTATGAGAAGGTCTCGTGGGAAAGTCCTGAAAAGAAATTCGCCGCCAAGGTCGTGAACCTCCTGTACGGCGAGCCGGACTCGCCGTTGCGGTACAAGATCAATCGCCTTGGGGGACGGAGCAAACAGGAAAAATGGATTCTACAGTCCGAGGTGTTCAACGAGCTGTTGAAAGTCGTGACGGTCCATAAGCACTGGATGGAGTCACACTTGGGGATGAAGCCTGATCGCTGCTACGCCTTGGTGCGCGACTATCTGAAGGGAGTGAAGGAGGTCATGGGCGAGGTGTGGGGACAGAACGAGCGGTATATGTTTACTCGCGATGTGACGCTCAAGGCGCTGATTCGAGTGTTGGACGATGTGATCGTGGATCGCAAGCTCATCAACGACTGGGATGAACAACGCTCGCACAAGCCGTTTGCCGAGATCGTCAAGCCCTGGGCCCCTTTGACGAAAGAGTTCCGCGCCGACGGCTTCTACGAGCGGTTTCCCGCCAAAGGACAACTTGAACGGGTGCGGAAGATTCACCAACGGCTGTTGGATGCGATTGTCGGATAG
- a CDS encoding SRPBCC family protein, producing MSDRRAPASQSLVLWLAVPILLSMSPWEVDARAAADADGLEVKTESGGGIRATAHPLFPAKPEVIQALLADYAHWPDLFEVQMRVAELNIHEGVATIDLRIDHPVMPGERRLVTESRILPSGGLVTDLKGGDFKRYHRVWKLQPAGEGDHTRAEFELIVELDSLVPNWVVAMVTRQELATHFRIVKQKALEHSKR from the coding sequence TTGTCGGATAGACGAGCTCCGGCGTCACAGAGCCTCGTCCTCTGGTTGGCCGTCCCTATCCTTCTATCCATGTCCCCATGGGAGGTAGATGCTCGGGCCGCGGCTGATGCGGACGGGTTGGAGGTGAAGACGGAGTCCGGCGGGGGAATCCGCGCGACGGCGCATCCGCTTTTCCCGGCCAAGCCGGAAGTGATACAAGCGTTGTTGGCGGATTACGCGCATTGGCCGGACCTCTTCGAGGTTCAGATGAGAGTGGCTGAATTGAACATTCATGAGGGGGTGGCCACGATCGATCTTCGCATCGACCATCCGGTGATGCCTGGTGAACGCCGGTTGGTGACGGAGTCCAGGATCTTGCCGAGCGGTGGTCTTGTGACCGACCTGAAGGGCGGTGACTTCAAGCGCTATCATCGGGTCTGGAAGCTTCAGCCGGCCGGGGAGGGGGATCACACGCGCGCCGAGTTTGAACTCATCGTCGAGCTGGATTCGCTCGTGCCGAATTGGGTAGTCGCGATGGTCACGCGGCAAGAGTTGGCCACCCACTTCCGTATCGTCAAACAGAAGGCGTTGGAGCATTCCAAGCGGTAA
- the thiE gene encoding thiamine phosphate synthase: MVHLSREKNPGASALAGLYIILDPAVCPERPLVDILKVSATAGAKIFQYRNKTASMKVAYEEALPLRKTAHELGALFIVNDRCDLALAVDADGVHLGQGDLPLNLARTVMGPEKLIGVSTHNREQVVAAAIDGPNYLGFGPIFTPGSKLDHDPVVGLQGLRAIRSLTELPIFAIGGITADRTADVMRAGADGVAVISAILKAPDISRSVNDFVSLVSLPTSPGS; encoded by the coding sequence ATGGTTCACCTTTCGCGAGAAAAGAATCCTGGCGCATCGGCACTCGCCGGCCTGTATATCATTCTGGATCCGGCGGTTTGTCCCGAACGTCCGCTTGTCGATATCCTGAAAGTTTCCGCAACAGCGGGTGCCAAGATCTTTCAATACAGGAACAAGACTGCATCGATGAAAGTCGCGTACGAAGAGGCCTTGCCGCTGCGGAAAACGGCGCACGAGCTCGGCGCGCTGTTCATCGTCAATGATCGATGCGATTTGGCGCTGGCGGTGGATGCGGATGGTGTGCATCTCGGGCAGGGAGACTTGCCGCTCAATCTCGCGCGAACGGTCATGGGGCCGGAAAAGCTGATCGGCGTTTCGACACACAATCGAGAGCAAGTGGTGGCGGCGGCTATTGATGGACCAAACTATCTCGGGTTTGGGCCGATTTTCACGCCTGGCTCGAAGCTGGACCATGATCCGGTCGTGGGTCTGCAAGGGTTACGAGCAATCCGTTCCCTCACGGAACTCCCTATTTTCGCCATCGGGGGGATTACAGCCGATCGCACGGCGGATGTGATGCGCGCAGGAGCCGATGGAGTGGCGGTGATCTCGGCGATTCTGAAGGCGCCGGATATTTCGCGGTCCGTCAACGACTTTGTCTCGCTGGTCTCGCTACCAACTTCGCCAGGTTCTTAA
- the bioD gene encoding dethiobiotin synthase, protein MLEVPMNHGVFITGTDTGVGKTLVTAAFALHLKKRGLTVGVMKPIETGVSRGRETQSDAARLRAIMESEEPAGAICPYPFELPVAPLAAAQAEGQTINPDTIKKVYRLLSSRYDCMVVEGIGGVHVPVTNSSNVMDLIKRLRLSVVVVGRSGLGGINHALLTIEALRRKHIHIVALVLNRTHSVRSALARVQERSTIEILRRQADVPVLGPLPYEPGLPGRFRPTVTHLARSAAIKNLAKLVARPARQSR, encoded by the coding sequence ATGTTGGAAGTCCCGATGAACCACGGAGTCTTCATAACCGGTACCGATACAGGCGTTGGGAAGACGTTGGTCACGGCAGCGTTCGCCCTTCATCTGAAGAAACGGGGATTGACGGTTGGCGTGATGAAACCGATCGAGACAGGGGTCTCGAGAGGAAGGGAAACTCAGTCGGATGCCGCCCGGCTACGAGCCATCATGGAAAGCGAAGAGCCAGCGGGAGCGATCTGTCCCTATCCGTTTGAATTGCCGGTCGCTCCACTTGCCGCGGCTCAAGCCGAAGGACAGACCATCAATCCGGACACCATCAAGAAAGTCTACCGACTCCTGTCAAGCCGGTATGACTGCATGGTGGTTGAAGGAATCGGCGGGGTGCATGTGCCGGTCACCAACAGCTCGAACGTCATGGATCTGATCAAGCGGTTGCGCCTTTCGGTCGTCGTCGTTGGACGGTCAGGGTTGGGAGGAATCAATCATGCCTTGCTGACCATCGAAGCCCTTCGTCGAAAACATATCCATATCGTCGCCCTGGTCTTGAATCGGACGCATTCCGTCAGATCGGCCCTGGCACGGGTTCAAGAGCGATCGACTATTGAAATTCTCCGCCGACAAGCCGACGTACCGGTACTCGGCCCACTCCCTTACGAACCAGGCCTGCCGGGCCGTTTCCGCCCAACGGTCACGCATCTTGCCCGATCTGCCGCCATTAAGAACCTGGCGAAGTTGGTAGCGAGACCAGCGAGACAAAGTCGTTGA
- a CDS encoding SDR family NAD(P)-dependent oxidoreductase — protein MEPPIPPIPPAKDRSTNQSDRPAVLITGASGGIGRAISHAFGKIGWYVGVHYYRNKPAAEATLNHVLKDGGSGAPYSADIREAESVRRMVDRFSCCTSGPLALVCNAGIGQSELLARHADEIWDNVIATNLTGTFHCLRAMAPTLLARGGGSIIVLGSHTGFHGATGQSAYATSKAGLIGLVRTAALEWGPKNIRVNLVLPGWQKTGLTEGLFPEGQGWLDHALHRPAALDEVVGTIVHLTQLKDISGQVWNCDSRNL, from the coding sequence ATGGAACCTCCCATCCCGCCGATACCTCCCGCGAAGGATCGATCGACGAACCAGTCTGATCGTCCGGCTGTCCTCATTACGGGAGCATCCGGAGGGATCGGGCGCGCGATCAGTCACGCCTTCGGAAAAATCGGATGGTACGTGGGAGTCCATTACTATCGGAATAAACCGGCGGCCGAAGCGACCTTGAATCACGTCCTCAAAGATGGTGGCAGCGGCGCCCCCTACTCCGCCGATATTCGAGAAGCTGAATCCGTTCGACGCATGGTCGACCGCTTCTCCTGCTGTACCTCCGGCCCATTGGCATTGGTCTGCAACGCCGGAATCGGACAGAGCGAGTTACTCGCGCGTCATGCAGACGAGATCTGGGATAACGTCATCGCCACGAATCTCACAGGGACATTTCACTGCCTGCGAGCCATGGCGCCGACTCTGCTCGCTCGCGGCGGAGGCTCCATCATTGTGCTCGGGTCCCACACAGGGTTCCATGGGGCAACCGGTCAGAGCGCCTACGCGACGTCGAAGGCCGGACTGATCGGACTCGTGAGAACGGCCGCGCTGGAATGGGGACCCAAGAATATTCGCGTCAATCTCGTACTGCCGGGTTGGCAAAAGACCGGCTTGACCGAGGGCCTGTTTCCAGAAGGACAGGGTTGGCTCGACCACGCCCTACACCGGCCGGCGGCTCTCGACGAAGTCGTGGGGACCATCGTCCACCTCACCCAACTCAAGGACATATCAGGACAGGTGTGGAACTGCGACAGCAGGAACCTATAA
- a CDS encoding TapB family protein, which translates to MAKLHGAVRFVSAVGLCAFLGLYPWPVAFGAEEPVTISKSEEYFPDTVGSRWTYRGQISEGPLQTVELKLFTNVSTVTGTKAINGVTVTVFHDTNPGNHGASDSFYRRDAVGIVYYGSEPGTPLEKHITPYQIFRFPLRVPSSFQQFDRIGVDFGNDMDRDQTDETVDTQGWSKVIGRETITVPAGTFQEAVKVEARMNMKIHLSGSRRTVTGIDVMTAWFAKGVGLVKYSERQELAAVKEDRGVVTEITEELEEYDIKAAKASLSRLESPAKGVLADDPGDHELGQIVFPARFRTNP; encoded by the coding sequence ATGGCAAAGCTTCACGGTGCTGTGCGATTCGTATCGGCGGTGGGATTGTGCGCATTCCTGGGTCTTTACCCGTGGCCTGTGGCATTCGGAGCGGAGGAGCCGGTCACGATTTCAAAGTCCGAGGAGTATTTCCCCGATACGGTCGGGAGTCGCTGGACCTATCGTGGCCAGATCAGCGAGGGGCCGCTCCAAACTGTCGAACTGAAATTGTTCACGAATGTGTCGACGGTCACGGGAACCAAGGCCATCAATGGTGTCACGGTAACCGTATTCCATGATACCAACCCGGGAAATCACGGAGCGTCGGATAGTTTTTATCGGCGCGACGCGGTCGGCATTGTGTACTATGGGTCGGAGCCAGGAACACCGTTGGAGAAACACATTACGCCTTACCAGATTTTCCGATTTCCACTGCGAGTTCCGTCATCCTTCCAACAGTTCGACCGAATAGGGGTTGATTTCGGCAACGATATGGATCGCGATCAAACCGATGAGACGGTCGATACTCAGGGCTGGAGCAAGGTGATCGGTCGAGAAACCATTACGGTCCCAGCCGGTACGTTCCAGGAGGCTGTCAAGGTTGAAGCGCGGATGAACATGAAGATCCACTTGTCCGGGAGCCGTCGAACCGTGACCGGAATCGACGTGATGACGGCGTGGTTCGCCAAGGGGGTCGGGCTCGTGAAGTATTCGGAGCGGCAGGAATTAGCCGCCGTCAAGGAGGATCGCGGCGTGGTCACGGAGATCACGGAAGAGCTTGAAGAATACGACATCAAAGCGGCCAAGGCCTCATTGAGTCGACTCGAATCCCCGGCGAAGGGTGTTCTCGCTGATGACCCTGGCGATCATGAACTGGGCCAGATAGTCTTCCCCGCCCGCTTTCGCACCAATCCCTGA
- a CDS encoding proline dehydrogenase family protein, with protein MTPSPPLEPAIRRIGEQLARLSAGLSPSIFDSRWWSHSAINLAMKDASFKTRLFHFIDVLPVIQDDERVVSLAEEYFGHESSELFGLQWGLKVLTSTGIGARLTGKSIRKQVEEMAKTFIAGASIEEAVPTLSQLWKDGRAWSVDLLGEATISEQEADRYRDHCLNALMELERATKTWPSNPLLERDHLGPLPRVQLSLKISALSSRLDPIDPEGSYASVAARLRPLVDLAQSLPAGLIFDMEQAETKGLILHIFKQLFAEPAYRSYPYAGLALQAYHRETERDIHDAVAWARTRGAPITIRLVKGAYWDSDTVRYRQAGWPVPLFEHKAETDMQYERMISLLFEQADLIRPAFGTHNLRTLAAIEAHAESRGLAADAREYQMIFGMAEPFQQAMVKLGRRVRLYSPVGRLLPGMAYLVRRLLENTSNESFLKKEYVESQPVARLLAPPTAPDRLPHATTNDKNIFSNEPHSDFSQAAAREAMQGSIGSVRSQLGRQWHGGASGIRLTGPWLESRNPCRPTEVVTQVRSAAVSDLDHIIEQALAQWNHWRRNAPEARAAILRKAASELRRRRYELAAWEIFEVGKPWREADADVAEAIDFLRYYADEMDRLAGPVRLGNCPGELNQRTYAPRGVTAVIAPWNFPLAIPAGMISAALVTGNPVLFKPSERAPGLGTLLTDIFIEAGVPGGCVTCLPGGPEIGQALITHPQVVTIAFTGSKTVGLHILTEAARMAPGQPMVKRVIAEMGGKNAIIVDETADLDEAIAGVVASFTGYAGQKCSACSRVIVHRAIHDSFVSRLREAVLSVEVGDPVHPSTRMGPVIDARAQASIQRYVSLGLEEGRLLVQRPVDQTGYFVGPTVFVDIQPHHRLAQEEIFGPVLSVMKADDFTDAIRLANGTQYALTGGVYARSPTYLAMAREQFDVGNLYLNRPITGALVARQPFGGHRFSGIGAKAGGEDYLAQFMIARVISENTLRRGFESTQ; from the coding sequence ATGACACCATCTCCCCCCTTAGAACCGGCCATTCGCCGGATCGGCGAACAACTTGCCCGGCTCTCCGCCGGCCTTTCACCTTCGATCTTTGACAGCCGCTGGTGGTCCCATTCGGCGATCAATCTGGCGATGAAGGATGCGTCGTTTAAGACCAGACTGTTCCACTTCATCGATGTCCTTCCGGTCATTCAAGACGATGAGCGTGTCGTCTCGCTCGCCGAAGAATATTTCGGCCATGAGAGCAGTGAGTTGTTCGGACTTCAGTGGGGATTGAAGGTGCTCACTTCTACGGGCATAGGGGCACGCCTCACCGGCAAGTCAATCAGGAAACAGGTCGAAGAGATGGCCAAAACGTTCATTGCCGGCGCCTCGATTGAAGAAGCCGTTCCGACGTTGTCGCAATTATGGAAAGACGGACGAGCCTGGTCTGTCGATCTGTTGGGCGAGGCCACCATCAGCGAGCAGGAAGCCGATCGCTATCGTGACCACTGTCTGAACGCCTTAATGGAACTGGAGCGCGCCACGAAGACCTGGCCTTCCAATCCCTTGCTCGAACGAGACCACCTGGGACCCCTCCCACGCGTGCAGCTTTCGCTCAAAATTTCGGCTCTTTCATCTCGGTTGGATCCGATCGATCCCGAGGGAAGTTACGCGTCGGTCGCCGCGCGGCTCCGCCCGTTGGTGGATCTGGCGCAGTCGCTGCCGGCCGGATTGATTTTCGATATGGAACAGGCGGAAACAAAAGGCCTGATCCTGCATATATTCAAGCAACTCTTCGCCGAGCCTGCCTATCGATCCTATCCCTATGCCGGACTCGCGTTGCAGGCCTATCATCGAGAAACCGAACGGGACATTCATGATGCGGTGGCGTGGGCGCGAACACGTGGGGCGCCGATTACGATCCGACTGGTCAAGGGAGCCTACTGGGATTCCGACACCGTTCGATATCGGCAAGCAGGCTGGCCGGTTCCGCTTTTTGAGCACAAGGCGGAAACCGACATGCAGTACGAGCGAATGATTTCGCTGTTGTTTGAACAGGCCGATCTCATCCGACCCGCGTTCGGCACGCACAATCTTCGCACATTGGCCGCCATCGAAGCCCATGCGGAATCGCGGGGTCTGGCAGCCGACGCGCGCGAGTACCAAATGATCTTCGGCATGGCGGAGCCGTTCCAGCAGGCCATGGTCAAATTAGGCCGCCGTGTGCGGTTGTACAGCCCTGTGGGACGGCTGCTTCCCGGCATGGCCTATCTGGTTCGGCGACTCCTGGAAAATACGTCGAACGAATCGTTCCTCAAAAAAGAGTACGTCGAATCCCAGCCCGTGGCCCGGCTCCTCGCTCCTCCGACAGCGCCGGACCGGCTCCCGCACGCCACGACGAATGACAAAAATATTTTCAGCAATGAACCGCATAGTGATTTCTCACAGGCGGCGGCGCGGGAGGCCATGCAAGGAAGCATCGGATCGGTCCGATCTCAGCTGGGCCGGCAATGGCACGGGGGAGCATCCGGTATCAGACTGACCGGTCCCTGGCTGGAATCCCGTAATCCTTGCAGACCAACTGAGGTCGTGACCCAGGTTCGGAGCGCCGCGGTATCCGATCTGGACCACATCATCGAACAGGCGCTCGCACAATGGAACCATTGGCGGCGAAACGCTCCGGAAGCGCGAGCTGCAATTCTAAGGAAGGCCGCATCTGAACTACGCCGTCGTCGATACGAGCTGGCCGCGTGGGAGATCTTTGAAGTCGGCAAGCCATGGCGGGAGGCCGACGCCGATGTCGCCGAAGCGATCGACTTCCTCCGTTACTATGCGGATGAAATGGACCGTCTGGCCGGACCGGTACGGCTCGGCAACTGTCCGGGAGAACTCAACCAGCGCACCTATGCGCCGCGCGGTGTGACCGCCGTCATCGCCCCATGGAACTTTCCGCTCGCCATCCCCGCCGGAATGATTTCCGCGGCCCTTGTGACCGGCAATCCGGTCCTGTTTAAGCCGTCGGAACGCGCGCCCGGCTTAGGCACTCTGCTCACCGACATCTTCATCGAAGCAGGTGTCCCGGGCGGTTGTGTGACCTGCCTCCCAGGTGGGCCGGAGATCGGCCAAGCGCTCATCACACATCCCCAGGTCGTGACGATCGCGTTTACCGGATCGAAGACCGTGGGACTCCACATCTTAACCGAGGCAGCCCGCATGGCCCCCGGACAGCCGATGGTCAAGCGGGTGATTGCCGAGATGGGCGGAAAAAATGCCATCATTGTCGATGAGACGGCCGATCTCGACGAGGCCATCGCCGGCGTCGTCGCATCGTTTACCGGCTATGCGGGACAGAAATGCTCGGCTTGCTCCAGAGTCATCGTGCATCGCGCCATCCATGACTCCTTCGTGTCCCGCCTGCGTGAGGCGGTGCTGAGCGTGGAGGTCGGCGATCCCGTACACCCGTCCACCAGGATGGGACCGGTGATCGATGCCCGAGCCCAAGCGAGCATACAACGCTATGTTTCACTCGGCCTCGAAGAAGGCCGGCTCCTCGTGCAACGACCCGTGGATCAGACCGGGTATTTTGTCGGGCCGACGGTATTTGTCGATATCCAACCGCATCACCGTTTGGCACAAGAGGAAATCTTCGGACCGGTGTTGTCGGTCATGAAGGCCGACGATTTTACCGATGCGATCCGCTTGGCCAACGGAACCCAGTATGCCTTGACCGGAGGGGTCTACGCCAGGAGTCCCACTTATCTTGCGATGGCTCGAGAGCAGTTTGACGTGGGAAATCTGTACCTGAACCGACCGATCACCGGCGCCTTGGTCGCCCGTCAACCATTCGGAGGACATCGCTTTTCAGGGATTGGTGCGAAAGCGGGCGGGGAAGACTATCTGGCCCAGTTCATGATCGCCAGGGTCATCAGCGAGAACACCCTTCGCCGGGGATTCGAGTCGACTCAATGA
- a CDS encoding Mrp/NBP35 family ATP-binding protein, with the protein MADEHAHGTQQPQGKDNLIPGVKHVVAISSGKGGVGKSTVSANLACALALAGAKVGLLDADLYGPNIPMMMGCTAGPEQKDGKILPVENYGVKLISMAFLVPEETALVWRGPMVHQYLQAFFRDVLWGELDYLLIDLPPGTGDVQLSLSQMVPLAGAITVTTPQEVALYDVRKGMTMFQKVNVPLLGLVENMSHFVCGHCGERTEIFSYGGGERAAAKVGVPFLGRIPIDPAIRDGGDTGHPIVVADPASPQAEAFRNIAKKLMEALGDAGKTGSSIDSLLKKIKQPFSTN; encoded by the coding sequence ATGGCTGATGAACATGCCCATGGGACGCAGCAGCCCCAGGGAAAAGATAATTTGATTCCCGGCGTCAAACATGTCGTTGCAATCAGTAGCGGCAAGGGTGGAGTCGGTAAGTCCACCGTGTCGGCGAACCTGGCTTGCGCATTGGCATTGGCCGGCGCGAAGGTCGGTCTTCTGGACGCGGATCTGTACGGCCCCAATATCCCCATGATGATGGGGTGTACCGCCGGCCCGGAACAGAAGGACGGGAAAATTCTTCCTGTTGAGAACTACGGGGTGAAATTAATTTCCATGGCGTTCCTGGTACCGGAAGAAACCGCGCTTGTCTGGCGTGGTCCGATGGTCCACCAATACTTGCAAGCTTTTTTCCGGGATGTACTCTGGGGCGAGTTGGATTACCTGCTGATTGATTTACCGCCGGGCACCGGTGATGTACAGCTCTCCTTGTCACAAATGGTTCCGTTAGCCGGGGCGATCACCGTGACCACGCCTCAAGAAGTTGCGCTCTACGATGTGCGCAAGGGCATGACGATGTTCCAAAAAGTAAACGTTCCGCTCCTAGGCCTTGTCGAGAACATGAGCCACTTTGTGTGTGGCCACTGTGGCGAGCGGACGGAGATTTTCTCCTATGGCGGGGGAGAGCGGGCAGCAGCCAAGGTCGGTGTGCCGTTCCTTGGCCGGATCCCGATTGATCCGGCCATTCGAGACGGGGGAGATACCGGCCATCCCATCGTCGTGGCCGATCCGGCATCCCCTCAAGCCGAGGCGTTTCGGAATATAGCAAAGAAACTCATGGAAGCGCTCGGCGATGCCGGGAAAACCGGCTCGTCCATCGATAGTTTGCTCAAGAAGATCAAGCAGCCGTTCAGTACCAATTGA
- a CDS encoding Rieske (2Fe-2S) protein, which yields MGEFVRVAAATDIKPGHGIVAEANGKTLAVFNVDGTIHAINNTCCHREGPLGEGELEGDIVTCPWHGWRFNVTTGACMNNPSAKVEAYQVKIEGDDVQVLLDV from the coding sequence ATGGGAGAGTTCGTGCGTGTGGCTGCGGCCACGGATATCAAACCCGGGCACGGTATCGTGGCGGAAGCGAACGGAAAGACGCTGGCCGTCTTTAATGTGGATGGGACGATTCATGCGATCAACAATACTTGTTGCCATCGAGAAGGTCCGTTGGGAGAGGGAGAGTTGGAAGGTGACATCGTCACCTGTCCCTGGCACGGATGGCGGTTCAATGTCACGACCGGCGCCTGCATGAATAATCCCTCCGCGAAAGTAGAAGCCTACCAAGTGAAAATCGAGGGCGACGATGTGCAGGTATTGCTGGATGTCTGA